A DNA window from Oscillatoria sp. FACHB-1406 contains the following coding sequences:
- the sppA gene encoding signal peptide peptidase SppA, producing the protein MRSFLKQTFASLVGTFAALTLLFVLGTGGLVLLMIAAVRESNEPPQVKDKSVLVLDLTTQIRDTDPTLDVSQAFSSQIPKTFALSQLIKAIDKATRDRRIVALLLDGSRITTSETDFSTFKELRPALEKFRAAGKKIVAYGVNWGEREYYLSSVADEIAIHPMGTLEFNGLSSDQVFFTGALEKFGVGVQVVRVGKYKSAVEPFTQKQLSPASREQLENWVGDIWRDFLTSVGKSRKIAPQSLQALADTKGLLMPAEARAAKLIDRVAYFDEVVAELQKLTGKSDGEETFRQIRMETYRDVPVKEAKTRSSNNKVAIIYAEGEIVGGQGEDTQIGSDRLNKTLRKARNDEEVKAVVLRVNSPGGSATASELIAREVKLLRQKKPVILSMGNVTASGGYWIATSADYIFAQTNTITGSIGVFGLLPNIQKITNNNGITWDNVKTAKLADIETVSRPKNPQEMALYQRFVNGTYNLFLDKVAQGRKLPKAKVAQIAQGRVWSGQDAKQLGLVDRLGGLDDAIAYAAKKANLGDDWEAKEYLEEPSFESQLLKFVLQESRLSADPLTREFSRFSKDLDLVNRFNDPRGVYAFLPFDWHVH; encoded by the coding sequence ATGCGTTCCTTTCTCAAACAAACCTTTGCCAGTCTCGTCGGTACTTTTGCTGCTCTTACACTCCTCTTCGTCTTAGGAACGGGGGGCTTAGTTCTGCTGATGATTGCGGCAGTTAGAGAGAGCAACGAACCGCCGCAAGTTAAAGATAAATCCGTTCTCGTTTTAGATCTGACAACGCAAATTCGGGATACCGATCCGACGCTAGACGTATCGCAGGCGTTCTCCAGTCAAATTCCCAAAACCTTTGCCCTCTCGCAACTGATTAAAGCGATCGATAAAGCAACTCGCGATCGCCGCATTGTTGCCCTCCTTTTAGACGGTTCTCGCATCACGACCAGCGAAACGGATTTTTCAACCTTCAAAGAACTGCGCCCCGCCTTAGAAAAATTTAGGGCAGCGGGCAAGAAAATCGTTGCTTACGGTGTGAATTGGGGAGAGCGCGAATACTACCTTAGTTCCGTCGCTGACGAAATTGCCATCCATCCGATGGGAACCTTAGAATTCAATGGTTTAAGCTCAGACCAAGTATTTTTCACCGGAGCCTTAGAAAAATTTGGAGTTGGAGTCCAAGTCGTGCGCGTCGGGAAGTATAAATCCGCCGTCGAACCCTTCACCCAAAAACAACTGAGTCCTGCAAGTCGGGAACAACTCGAAAACTGGGTGGGCGATATCTGGCGGGATTTTCTCACGAGCGTGGGTAAAAGTCGCAAAATTGCCCCGCAGAGTTTACAAGCGCTAGCCGATACTAAAGGACTCTTAATGCCCGCAGAAGCGCGAGCCGCCAAATTAATCGATCGCGTCGCCTACTTCGATGAAGTAGTGGCCGAGTTGCAAAAATTAACGGGTAAAAGCGACGGCGAAGAAACCTTCCGACAGATTCGCATGGAAACCTATCGCGACGTTCCCGTTAAGGAAGCAAAAACTCGTTCCTCTAATAACAAAGTTGCCATCATTTACGCGGAAGGCGAAATTGTTGGCGGTCAAGGCGAAGATACTCAAATTGGTAGCGATCGCCTCAATAAAACCTTACGCAAAGCTCGCAATGACGAAGAAGTTAAAGCAGTCGTGTTGCGCGTCAATAGTCCCGGCGGTAGTGCCACCGCCTCCGAACTGATCGCGCGCGAGGTGAAACTGCTGCGGCAGAAAAAACCCGTTATCCTCTCAATGGGGAATGTCACGGCTTCCGGAGGATATTGGATTGCCACGAGCGCCGATTATATCTTTGCTCAAACCAACACCATTACCGGCTCGATCGGGGTTTTTGGCTTATTGCCTAACATCCAAAAGATTACCAATAATAACGGGATAACTTGGGATAACGTTAAGACCGCTAAACTGGCAGATATCGAGACGGTTTCGCGTCCGAAAAATCCTCAAGAAATGGCTCTCTATCAGCGGTTTGTCAATGGAACCTATAACTTATTTCTCGATAAAGTCGCGCAGGGTCGGAAACTTCCGAAAGCAAAGGTCGCTCAAATCGCGCAAGGGCGAGTCTGGTCGGGTCAAGATGCTAAGCAATTGGGTTTAGTGGATCGATTGGGGGGGTTAGATGACGCGATCGCCTACGCAGCGAAAAAAGCCAACTTGGGCGACGATTGGGAAGCGAAAGAATACCTCGAGGAACCGAGTTTTGAATCGCAACTGTTAAAGTTTGTCCTACAAGAATCGCGTCTGTCTGCCGATCCGCTGACTCGCGAATTTTCCAGGTTCTCAAAGGATTTAGACTTAGTTAATCGCTTTAACGACCCGCGAGGGGTTTATGCTTTTCTCCCTTTTGATTGGCACGTTCATTAA
- a CDS encoding PD40 domain-containing protein — MFARPTRWKVLPLVSLALVLTGCGGYPRLLNFPFDAGGRSLNSSATEKMPQIASRYIVFVSDRNGAQDVYLFDAQDRKIIDLPGLNAFDAIASDPSISEDGRYIVYTSSRQGFSDIYLFDRETQINRNLTATIQAEVRHPQISADGSAIAFEFATDGQWDIMVVDRSGKILDK; from the coding sequence ATGTTTGCCCGCCCAACCAGATGGAAAGTTTTACCGTTAGTATCGCTTGCTTTGGTACTAACTGGATGCGGTGGATATCCGCGTTTATTAAACTTTCCCTTCGATGCGGGAGGTCGCAGTTTGAATAGTTCGGCGACTGAGAAAATGCCGCAAATTGCCTCGCGCTATATTGTCTTTGTTTCCGATCGCAACGGCGCTCAAGATGTCTACCTTTTTGACGCGCAAGACCGAAAAATTATCGATCTGCCGGGGTTGAATGCGTTTGATGCGATCGCGTCCGATCCTTCCATTTCTGAAGATGGACGCTACATCGTTTATACAAGCAGCCGTCAAGGGTTTTCCGATATTTACCTATTCGATCGCGAAACGCAGATTAATCGCAATTTAACGGCTACTATTCAAGCAGAGGTGCGCCATCCCCAAATTAGTGCTGATGGTTCCGCGATCGCCTTTGAATTTGCTACCGACGGTCAGTGGGATATCATGGTTGTCGATCGCTCTGGCAAGATTTTGGATAAATGA
- a CDS encoding serine/threonine-protein kinase, translating to MIQDPNSGRLLANRYKLVELAGKGAMGQVYRAEDLLLGSVTVAVKFLAQTLLNQKMRDRFVREATVCALLAEKSIHIVRVRDYGVDERDIPYYVMEFLEGNNLSDIIKTQRLTITRFIALTRQICLGLEAAHQGITFNREIAKIVHRDIKPSNILILPDTTLGELVKILDFGIAKLIEANQEQTHSFMGTLAYCSPEQIEGKELDNRSDIYSLGIMMYEMLSGEMPILPATPSFGGWYKAHHNTPPKSFPPELKIPSELEALIHQCLAKDPSQRPQSASEILSALEGLELQDPRYPKRERSRFPVPVQEVAAPTIESLCMRATWPTDKPKKQIVFPEAISTSQGRIATLWVMLSEQDIFNRRQSTRYNQFLFLASPHPMLLWITVLYSRDRGARWLPCYLDLKQSKGQRLARQLGKSGAYRILFFALEDPHQCKHVMVSTIDPTQCKMLINWADTSQTLPSVSNPQTSKNILRQEYDTLKPKIEMKLESVQTNYPEDIH from the coding sequence ATGATACAAGACCCCAATTCTGGCCGTTTGCTGGCAAATCGTTATAAGTTGGTCGAACTCGCGGGCAAGGGCGCGATGGGGCAGGTTTATCGCGCTGAAGATTTACTGCTGGGCAGCGTGACAGTGGCGGTAAAGTTTTTAGCTCAAACCTTGCTCAACCAGAAAATGCGCGATCGCTTCGTGCGGGAAGCGACCGTCTGCGCCCTCCTCGCAGAAAAAAGCATTCACATCGTTCGCGTTCGCGATTATGGGGTAGACGAACGGGATATTCCTTACTACGTGATGGAATTTCTCGAGGGGAACAATCTCAGCGACATCATTAAAACGCAGCGTTTAACCATAACGCGATTTATTGCCTTAACCCGCCAAATTTGTTTGGGACTCGAAGCCGCTCATCAAGGTATTACGTTCAACCGCGAAATCGCCAAAATCGTTCACCGCGATATTAAACCGAGTAATATTTTGATCCTACCCGATACAACTTTGGGAGAATTGGTTAAAATCCTCGATTTTGGGATTGCTAAATTAATTGAAGCCAATCAGGAACAGACTCATTCGTTTATGGGAACCCTAGCCTATTGTTCCCCCGAACAAATTGAAGGAAAAGAACTCGATAATCGCTCGGATATTTATAGTTTGGGCATTATGATGTACGAAATGCTGTCGGGAGAGATGCCAATTTTACCGGCAACTCCTTCCTTTGGCGGTTGGTATAAAGCCCACCATAATACGCCCCCAAAATCTTTCCCACCAGAGCTTAAAATTCCTTCAGAATTGGAAGCTTTAATCCACCAATGTTTGGCAAAGGATCCGAGCCAGCGCCCTCAAAGTGCAAGCGAAATTTTAAGCGCCCTGGAAGGGTTAGAGTTGCAAGATCCTCGCTATCCTAAGCGCGAGCGATCGCGTTTCCCCGTTCCCGTCCAAGAAGTTGCCGCTCCGACGATTGAATCGCTTTGTATGAGAGCGACTTGGCCGACGGATAAACCGAAAAAACAAATCGTTTTTCCTGAAGCGATTTCAACTTCCCAAGGTCGAATTGCGACGCTGTGGGTGATGCTTTCCGAGCAAGATATTTTCAACCGCAGGCAGAGTACGCGCTATAACCAATTTCTTTTCCTGGCTAGTCCTCACCCGATGCTGCTATGGATTACCGTACTTTACAGCCGCGATCGCGGCGCGCGCTGGCTGCCTTGTTACCTCGACCTCAAGCAGTCTAAGGGGCAACGTCTCGCCCGTCAGTTGGGCAAATCCGGCGCTTATCGCATCTTGTTCTTCGCCCTCGAAGATCCGCACCAGTGCAAGCACGTCATGGTTTCTACGATCGATCCGACGCAGTGCAAAATGCTGATCAATTGGGCAGATACCAGTCAAACTTTACCGTCAGTTTCTAACCCTCAAACCAGTAAAAATATCCTGCGTCAAGAGTACGACACCCTCAAACCCAAGATTGAAATGAAACTCGAATCGGTGCAAACTAATTATCCCGAAGATATTCATTGA
- a CDS encoding anhydro-N-acetylmuramic acid kinase — MTYAIGLISGTSVDGIDTALVEINGLEVDLEVKLIAGTTYPYPDTLRAKILAVGEGEPISMLEFAELDDAIATHFARAAREIQIENPKAELIGSHGQTVFHRPPPENGDRAARLGYTLQLGRGELLASLTGLPVANNFRAADMAAGGQGAPLVSKIDACLLAHPHKARCVQNLGGIGNVTYLPARQHPDWEGGIWGWDTGPGNMLMDLAMQQVTQGAQTYDSNGQFAARGTPCLELIDRWLEQDFFKQPPPKSTGRELFGQAYLERCWQEASEYRLSDVDWLATLTELTAASVARSYSDFLERRPDEVLLCGGGSRNGYLKERLQLRVAPATVLTTDEAGLNSDYKEAIAFAVLGYWRLKSSLAGNLPGVTGATQPMQLGDIYQPAIAS, encoded by the coding sequence ATGACCTACGCAATCGGTTTAATTAGCGGGACTTCTGTCGATGGAATCGATACGGCTTTAGTTGAAATTAACGGCTTAGAAGTCGATCTAGAAGTCAAATTAATCGCGGGTACAACCTACCCCTACCCCGATACCTTACGAGCGAAAATCTTAGCAGTGGGCGAGGGCGAGCCGATTTCGATGCTAGAATTCGCCGAACTCGACGATGCGATCGCAACTCATTTTGCCCGCGCCGCCCGAGAAATTCAAATCGAAAATCCGAAAGCCGAACTTATCGGTTCCCACGGCCAAACCGTCTTTCACCGTCCGCCGCCCGAAAACGGCGATCGCGCCGCCCGTTTGGGCTACACCCTGCAACTCGGACGCGGCGAGCTTTTGGCTTCCTTAACCGGATTGCCCGTCGCCAACAACTTTCGCGCTGCTGACATGGCTGCGGGCGGACAAGGCGCGCCCCTCGTCTCTAAAATCGATGCTTGCTTGCTCGCACATCCTCACAAAGCGCGATGCGTGCAAAATCTCGGCGGTATTGGCAACGTTACCTATCTACCCGCGCGCCAGCATCCCGACTGGGAAGGCGGGATTTGGGGCTGGGATACCGGCCCGGGTAATATGCTGATGGATTTAGCCATGCAACAGGTGACGCAGGGCGCGCAAACCTACGATAGCAATGGGCAGTTTGCCGCTCGCGGTACGCCCTGTCTGGAACTGATCGATCGCTGGCTGGAACAAGACTTTTTCAAGCAGCCGCCGCCAAAATCCACCGGACGCGAATTGTTCGGACAAGCTTATTTAGAGCGTTGCTGGCAAGAAGCGTCAGAGTATCGATTGAGCGATGTCGATTGGCTGGCGACGCTGACAGAATTAACGGCGGCTTCGGTGGCGCGCAGCTACAGCGACTTTTTGGAGCGTCGTCCCGATGAAGTGCTACTCTGCGGCGGTGGCAGTCGCAATGGCTATCTCAAAGAACGCTTGCAGTTGCGCGTCGCACCGGCGACTGTTTTAACCACCGACGAAGCGGGTTTAAACTCGGATTATAAGGAAGCGATCGCGTTTGCGGTGTTGGGGTACTGGCGGCTGAAATCCTCGCTCGCGGGGAACTTGCCGGGGGTGACGGGCGCGACGCAGCCGATGCAACTGGGAGATATTTATCAGCCCGCGATCGCTTCGTAA